CCGGATCGTCCTCACCCCGGACGACGGCTCCGAGGAGATCGCCTACCCGATCACCAAGCGCTCGCGCCTGCTGGTCTCGGACGGCGACCACGTCGAGGTCGGCACCCAGCTCGTCCAGGGCGCCGTGGACCCGAAGAAGGTCCTGCGCATCCTCGGCCCGCGTGCGACGCAGAAGCACCTGGTCGACGAGGTGCAGGAGGTCTACAACTCCCAGGGCGTGGACATCCACGACAAGCACATCGAGGTCATCGTGCGGCAGATGCTGCGGCGCGTGACCGTGCTCGACTCGGGTGACACGGACCTGCTGCCGGGCGAGCTGGCCGAGCGCGGCCGGTTCGAGGACGCGAACCGCCGGGCGGTCGCCGAGGGCGGTCAGCCGGCCTCGGGTCGTCCGGAGCTCATGGGCATCACGAAGGCGTCGCTCGCGACGGACTCGTGGCTGTCGGCGGCGTCCTTCCAGGAGACGACGCGCGTCCTCACCGAGGCCGCGATGTCGGGCCGTTCCGACCCGCTGCTGGGCCTGAAGGAGAACGTCATCCTCGGCAAGCTGATCCCCGCCGGCACCGGGCTGCCCCGGTACCACGAGGTGACGGTCGAGCCCACCGAGGAGGCGAAGGCCGAGCTGTACCCGTCCTTCGGCTACGACGAGATCGACTTCCCCGCCCTGGGCCTCGGCTCGGGCGAGGCGATCCCGCTCGAGGACATCGACTTCGGCGACTTCCGCTGACGTCACCGCGGTCCGAGGGGGTCCGTCGCGCGCACGCGCGGCGGGCCCCCTCGGCCGTCCCGGCCACGGGCCCGGCCGGCCCGGGGAACACCGGCCGGGGGAGCGGTGTTGGACCCGTCGTGACCCGCCTGGGGACCACCACCACCTGCTTTGACGGTGCGTGGACCGGCGAGTAACGTTGGACACCGTGCCCGCGCCGTCGGGCTCTCGCGCGCGCTCGTCCGTGAGCGCAGGGTGGCCGCCCCCACCGCACCTCGTCCCCGGAGTCCCGGGACCGGCGTGCGGAGCAGGACGGGGACGACACGCCCGGGCGCGGGGGTCGGTTCGGGACGCAAGACCAGCGGGGTAGTCGCGCGACGGGCGACGATCCGCACACGATGCCGGCCGTCCAGGGTGACGGGTGCCGGTCAGACCAGACCATCCGAACAGACGGAGACGTAGTGCCTACGATCCAGCAGCTGGTCCGCAAGGGCCGGCAGGCGAAGACGAACAAGTCGAAGACGCCTGCCCTCAAGGGCAGCCCGCAGCGGCGCGGTGTCTGCACCCGCGTGTACACGACCACCCCGAAGAAGCCGAACTCGGCTCTGCGGAAGGTCGCGCGCGTCAAGCTCTCCTCGGGCATCGAGGTGACGGCGTACATCCCCGGCGAGGGGCACAACCTGCAGGAGCACTCGATCGTGCTCGTGCGCGGCGGCCGTGTGAAGGACCTCCCCGGCGTCCGCTACAAGATCATCCGTGGCGCGCTGGACACCCAGGGCGTGAAGAACCGTAAGCAGGCGCGCAGCCGCTACGGCGCGAAGAAGGGCTGAACCGATGCCTCGCAAGGGTCCGGCCCCTCGTCGGCCGCTCATCGTCGACCCGGTCTACGGATCGCCGGTCGTCACCCAGCTGATCAACAAGGTGCTGCTCGACGGCAAGAAGTCCGTCGCGGAGGCCATCGTCTACGGCGCCCTCGAGGGCGTCCGTGAGAAGACGCAGAGCGACCCGGTGGTCGTCCTCAAGCGCGCGCTGGACAACGTCCGCCCGTCGCTCGAGGTCCGCTCCCGCCGCGTCGGTGGCGCCACCTACCAGGTGCCGGTCGAGGTCCGCCCCGTCCGCCAGACCACCCTCGCGCTGCGCTGGCTCACGGACTACTCCGCGCCCGCCGCGAGAAGACCATGACCGAGCGCCTCATGAACGAGATCCTCGACGCCAGCAACGGCCTGGGCGCAGCGGTCAAGCGCCGCGAGGACATGCACAAGATGGCCGAGTCCAACAAGGCGTTCGCCCACTACCGCTGGTGACCCCAGCTGTAGCGCGGACCCCACTACCGAGGGGCTGAACCTGTGGCACTGGACGTGCTCACGGACCTGAACAAGGTCCGGAACATCGGCATCATGGCGCACATCGATGCCGGGAAGACCACGACGACCGAGCGGATCCTGTACTACACGGGCGTCAACTACAAGATCGGCGAGACCCACGACGGCGCGTCGACCACGGACTGGATGGAGCAGGAGCAGGAGCGTGGCATCACGATCACGTCCGCTGCTGTGACCGCCTTCTGGAACAAGGGCAAGCCGAACGAGACGCAGATCAACGTCATCGACACGCCCGGTCACGTCGACTTCACCGTCGAGGTGGAGCGCTCGCTGCGCGTGCTCGACGGCGCGGTCGCGGTGTTCGACGGCAAGGAGGGCGTGGAGCCCCAGTCGGAGACCGTGTGGCGCCAGGCCGACAAGTACGAGGTCCCCCGCATCTGCTTCGTCAACAAGATGGACAAGCTGGGCGCGGACTTCTACTTCACGGTCGACACCATCGTGAACCGCCTCAAGGCCAAGCCGCTGGTCATCCAGCTGCCGATCGGCGCCGAGAACGACTTCGTCGGCGTCGTGGACCTGGTCGAGATGCGCGCGCTCGTGTGGCGCGGCGAGACCGAGATGGGCGCGAAGTACGAGATCGAGGGGATCCCCGCCGACCTCCAGGAGCGGGCCGAGCAGTTCCGCAGCGAGCTGCTCGAGGCCGTCGCCGAGACCGACGACGACCTGCTCGAGAAGTTCCTGGGCGGTGAGGAGCTGACGGTCGCCGAGATCAAGGCCGGCATCCGCAAGCTCACCATCGCCGGCGAGGCGTTCCCGGTCCTGTGCGGGTCGGCGTTCAAGAACAAGGGCGTCCAGCCCATGCTCGACGCCGTCGTCGACTACCTCCCGTCGCCCCTCGACGTCCCGGCCATCCAGGGCCACGACGTCAAGGACCCGGAGGTCGTCATCGAGCGGCACCCGGACGCCGACGAGCCGTTCTCGGCCCTGGCGTTCAAGATCGCCGCGCACCCGTTCTTCGGCAAGCTCACCTTCATCCGCGTGTACTCGGGGAAGGTCGTGCAGGGCGCCCAGGTCATGAACTCGACCAAGGGCAAGAAGGAGCGCATCGGGAAGATCTTCCAGATGCACGCCAACAAGGAGAACCCTGTCGACGAGGCCACGGCCGGCCACATCTACGCGTTCATCGGCCTCAAGGACGTCACCACCGGTGACACCCTGTCGGACATGAACTCGCAGGTCATCCTCGAGTCGATGACGTTCCCCGAGCCGGTCATCGACGTGGCCATCGAGCCCAAGACGAAGGCCGACCAGGAGAAGCTCTCCACGGCGATCCAGAAGCTCGCCGAGGAGGACCCGACCTTCCGCGTCCGCCTGGACGAGGAGACCGGCCAGACCGTCATCGGCGGCATGGGCGAGCTCCACCTCGACATCCTCGTCGACCGCATGCGGCGCGAGTTCAAGGTCGAGGCGAACGTCGGCAAGCCGCAGGTGGCGTACCGCGAGACGATCCGCCGCACGGTGGAGAAGATCGACTACACGCACAAGAAGCAGACGGGTGGCTCCGGCCAGTTCGCCAAGGTCCAGATGACCTTCGAGCCGCTGGTCTCCGAGGACGGCGCGACGTACGAGTTCGTCAACGCCGTCACCGGTGGTCGCGTCCCGCGCGAGTACATCCCGTCGGTCGACCAGGGCATCCAGAGCGCGATGCAGCTGGGCGTGCTGGCCGGCTTCCCGCTGGTCGGCATCAAGGCGACGCTCCTCGACGGGGCGGCGCACGACGTCGACTCGTCCGAGATGGCGTTCAAGATCGCGGGGTCGATGGTCCTCAAGGAGGCCGTCCGCAAGGCGGACCCGGTCCTCCTCGAGCCCGTCATGGCCGTCGAGGTGCGCACGCCCGAGGACTACATGGGCGACGTCATCGGCGACATCAACTCGCGGCGCGGCATGATCCAGTCCATGGAGGACGCGACGGGCGTGAAGGTGATCCGCGCCCTGGTTCCTCTCTCCGAGATGTTCGGGTACGTCGGTGACCTGCGGTCGAAGACCCAGGGTCGTGCGGTGTACTCGATGCAGTTCGACAGCTACGCCGAGGTGCCTCGGAATGTTGCCGACGAGATCATCAAGAAGACCCGGGGCGAGTAGTCCCACAGGTCGAACCGAGTACGACCAATCAACCCGACCCGTAGGACCGCACGTCCGCGAGGGTGACCAGCCCCCGCATCGTTCGGCAATCTCTACACCAGAGTCCTGAGGAGGACCCAGTGGGCAAGGCGAAGTTCGAGCGGACCAAGCCGCACGTCAACATCGGGACCATCGGTCACGTCGACCACGGCAAGACGACGCTGACCGCTGCCATCTCGAAGGTGCTGCACGACAAGTACCCCGACCTGAACCCCTTCACGCCGTTCGACGAGATCGACAAGGCGCCGGAGGAGAAGCAGCGCGGTATCACCATCAACATCGCGCACGTCGAGTACCAGACGGAGAAGCGTCACTACGCTCACGTCGACGCGCCGGGTCACGCCGACTACATCAAGAACATGATCACGGGTGCGGCGCAGATGGACGGCGCCATCCTCGTGGTCGCCGCCACCGACGGCCCGATGGCCCAGACGCGTGAGCACGTCCTGCTCGCCCGTCAGGTCGGCGTGCCCTACCTGCTCGTGGCGCTCAACAAGTCCGACATGGTCGACGACGAGGAGATCCTCGAGCTCGTCGAGATGGAGGTCCGCGAGCTGCTGTCGTCGCAGGGCTTCGACGGCGACAACGCGCCCGTCATCCGCGTCTCCGGCCTGAAGGCCCTCGAGGGCGACCCGCAGTGGGTCAAGTCCGTCGAGGACCTGCTGGACGCCGTGGACGAGTCCGTGCCGGAGCCGGTGCGTGACATGGACAAGCCGTTCCTCATGCCGATCGAGGACGTCTTCACGATCACCGGTCGTGGCACCGTCGTCACCGGCAAGGTCGACCGCGGCAAGCTCGCGATCAACTCCGAGGTCGAGATCGTCGGCATCCGCCCGGCGCAGAAGACCACGGTCACCGGCATCGAGATGTTCCACAAGCAGATGGACGAGGCGTGGGCCGGCGAGAACTGCGGCCTCCTGCTCCGCGGCACCAAGCGCGAGGACGTCGAGCGCGGCCAGGTCGTCGTGAAGCCGGGCTCCATCACCCCGCACACCGAGTTCGAGGGCCAGGTCTACATCCTCGCCAAGGACGAGGGCGGGCGGCACAACCCGTTCTACTCGAACTACCGTCCGCAGTTCTACTTCCGGACCACGGACGTCACCGGCGTCATCACGCTGCCCGAGGGCACCGAGATGGTCATGCCCGGCGACAACACCGAGATCTCGGTGCAGCTGATCCAGCCCATCGCCATGGAGGAGGGCCTCGGCTTCGCCATCCGTGAGGGTGGCCGCACCGTCGGCTCGGGCCGCGTCACCAAGATCATCAAGTGATCTGACCCCCTCGCGGGACCAGCACCACTCGGGAGGGCCCGGGCGCTACGGCGCCCGGGCCCTCTCGCGTCCCCACCCCCGCGCCCGCCCCCACCCCCCACCCCCACCCTCGGACGCACCCTCCCCCTCCGTTCGGAGGCTCCCACCGCGTTCGGAGGGTGCCGCGCGTCGTCGTGGTGGTCCGCGGAGCCCTCCGAGGATCCGTAGAGAGCCTCCGACCCGGATCGGCGGTGTGCGTCGCAGGTGTGTGAGGTCGGTTGTGGACGACCGCCGTGCTTGGCTCCGGGGCTGCCAAGGTGGGGCGATGGACCCTCGAACCGTGCAGGTGCTGAGCGGCCTCGCCGCCCGTGACCGCGTGATCACGACCCGGGACGCCGAGCGGGCCGGGGTGTCCGGCGACGAGCTGCGCGCGGCCTGCGCACGCGGTGACCTCGTGCGCGTGCGGGTCGACGCCTACACGACGGCAGACCGGTGGCAGGGGCTCGAGGACGCGGAACGGCACCGGCTGCGGGTGATCGCCGCAGCGCGCCGCCTGCACCGGCCGGTGTTCACCCACGACTCGGCCGCGGCGCTCTGGCGTCTCCCGCGCATCGGCCGGTGGCCGGAGTCGGTGCACGTCTCGCTGCCGCACGGCGTCGGCAACCGGTCGTCGGCCGGCGTCCGCCGCCACGCGACGCCCGGACCGGTCGGCCACGTCGCGACGGTCGAGGGCGTGCGTGTGACCGGGGTGGCGCGCACCGTCGTCGACGTCGCCCGCACCTGGGAACTCGCGGCCGCTGTGGCCGCGGCGGACCACGCCCTGCACCGCCGGTGGACGACACCGGCACGACTCGCGACCGAGCTCGAGGCGGCGGGCACCGGGCGGGGCGTGCGCCGGGCCCGTCGCGTCGTCGAGGCGGCCTCTGGGCTCTCCGAGTCCGTCGGGGAGTCGCTGAGCCGCGCGCGGATGATCGAGCTCGGGCTGCCGCTGCCGGAGCTGCAGCACGTGGTGGAGGACGACGCCGGCGTCGTGGGCCGGGTCGACTTCTGGTGGCCGGAGCTCGGGCTCGTGGGGGAGTTCGACGGGCGCGCCTGAAGTACCGCGCCGGCGGTGTGCCGGACGGGCGGCAGCCCGAGGACAGGGTCTGGGCGGAGAAGCGCCGCGAGGACCGCCTGCGCGCACTGGGCCTGCAGGTCGTGCGTTGGACCTGGGACACGGCCCTGTCCCCGGACGCCCTCGGCGCCGTCCTCGCGGCGTCCGGTGTGCACCCCCGCGCCTGACCGCAGCGCCGTCGGAGGCTCCGACGTGACATCGTGGTGCTCCGCGGACCACCACGATGTCGCGCGGCACCCTCCGAACGCGTTCGGAGCCTCCGAGGGGGACCGAGGAGGACAGGGGGCGGGCGGGGGTGGTGGGGTGTGCCGCGTGATCGTGCGGGTGTGACGGAGGTCCGGTTGGACCTTTCGGGTCCTGGCTGGCACACTAGACAAGTTGCCCGACGACGGGGGTGCCTGCGCGCGTGCGTGCGGAGCGCCCCGGACGAGCGGGCAGGGACGCGTTGAGAGTCCGAAGGAAGCCCGGGGTCACCCGGCGCGGGACTCCATCACACCAACGACCTCGTCCCCGCCGGCGTGCGCCCCGCGTGCCGGATGGGACCGGCGCAGAGGTACGTCGCGGAAAGCGACACGCCCGAGTGCGGGGTCGGACACCAGGCAGTTCGAAGAGAGAGAAGTAGACGACGCCATGGCGGGACAGAAGATCCGCATCCGGCTCAAGTCCTACGACCACGAGGTCATCGACAGCTCGGCGCGCAAGATCGTCGACACGGTGACCCGCGCTGGTGCGACGGTCGTGGGTCCGGTGCCGCTGCCGACGGAGAAGAACGTCTTCTGCGTCATCCGGTCGCCTCACAAGTACAAGGACAGCCGCGAGCACTTCGAGATGCGCACGCACAAGCGGCTCATCGACATCATCGACCCCACGCCGAAGGCCGTCGACTCGCTCATGCGACTCGACCTGCCCGCGGACGTGAACATCGAGATCAAGCTCTGACGCTGGGAAGGAACTGATCTTCATGGTTACCCAGCAGAACGCGCGCCCCGTCACGGCGGTGCTCGGCACGAAGCTCGGAATGACGCAGGTCTGGGACGCCGATGGCCGTCTCGTCCCCGTCACCGTGGTCGAGGTCGGCACGAACGTCGTCACCCAGGTGCGCTCCGCTGAGGCCGACGGCTACGCCGCGGTGCAGCTGGCCTACGGCCAGGTGGACCCGCGCAAGGTCACGAAGCCGCTGAAGGGCCACTTCGAGAAGGCGGGGTCACCCCCGTCGGCACGTGGCCGAGATCCGCACGTCGGACGCCTCCGAGTTCACGCTCGGTCAGGAGATCACCGCGGCGGCCTTCGAGGCCGGCGCGCTCGTCGACGTGATCGGCACCACCAAGGGCAAGGGCACCGCCGGTGTCATGAAGCGGCACGGGTTCGCCGGTGTCTCCGCCTCGCACGGTTCGCACCGCAACCACCGCAAGCCGGGCTCGATCGGCGGGGCCTCGACCCCGTCGCGCGTGTTCAAGGGCCTGCGGATGGCCGGCCGGATGGGCAACGCCCGCCAGACCACCCAGAACCTGACCGTCCACGCGGTCGACGCCGAGAAGGGTCTGCTGCTGCTCAAGGGCGCGGTTCCGGGCCCGAAGCGCGGTGTCGTCGTCGTGCGTACCGCCGTGAAGGGGGCATGAGCCTCATGTCCGAGACGCTGACCGTCGACGTGCTCGACGCCCAGGGCAAGAAGGCCGGCACGGCCGACCTGCCCGGTGAGGTGTTCGACGCGCAGACGAACATCCCGCTGATCCACCAGGTCGTCGTCGCCCAGCTCGCCGCCGCGCGGCAGGGGGCACGCACGACACGAAGACCCGTGGTGAGGTCTCCGGTGGCGGCAAGAAGCCGTACAAGCAGAAGGGCACCGGCCGCGCCCGTCAGGGTTCGACCCGTGCGCCGCAGTTCGCCGGCGGTGGCACCGTCCACGGCCCGACCCCGCGCGACTACTCCCAGCGGACCCCGAAGAAGATGAAGGCCGCGGCGCTCCGCGGTGCTCTCTCGGACCGTGCCCGCGCCGGCCGCGTCCACGTCGTCACCGGCTTCGGTGTCGACCAGGCGCCGTCGACCAAGGCCGCGCTGCAGGTCCTGGACACGCTGTCCGGCCGCAAGCACGTCCTCGTGGTCGTGGAGCGCGCGGACGAGCTGGCCTGGAAGTCGCTGCGCAACGTCGAGCGGGTCCACCTGCTCGTCGCCGACCAGCTCAACACCTACGACGTGCTCGTCTCCGACGACGTCGTGTTCACCCAGGGCGCGCTCGACACGTTCCTCGCCGGTCCCGTCAAGGGCCGCGGCGCGACCGCCGTCGCGACGTCGTCCGAGGCCGAGGAGGACGCCAAGTGACCACCGTCGCCAAGGACCCCGCGACATCCTGATCGCGCCGGTCGTCTCCGAGAAGAGCTACGGGCTGCTCGACGAGGGCAAGTACACCTTCATCGTCGACCCGCGTGCCAACAAGACCGAGATCAAGATCGCCGTCGAGCAGGTCTTCTCGGTCAAGGTCGAGTCCGTGAACACGATCAACCGCAAGGGCAAGTCGCGGCGGACCAAGTTCGGGATGGGCAAGCGCAAGGACACGAAGCGCGCGATCGTCACCCTCCGCGAGGGCACGATCGACATCTTCGGCGGACCGGTCGGCTGACCGGGCCTGAGAGCAGATTGAGGACAGATCCCCATGGGAATCCGTAAGTACAAGCCGACGACGCCGGGCCGCCGCGGCGCGAGCGTCGCCGACTTCGTCGAGATCACGCGCTCGGAGCCGGAGAAGTCGCTGGTCCGTCCGCTGCACAAGACCGGTGGTCGCAACTCGACCGGCCGCGTCACGATGCGGCACCAGGGCGGCGGGCACAAGCGCGCCTACCGCGTGATCGACTTCCGTCGTCACGACAAGGACGGCGTGCCGGCCAAGGTCGCGCACATCGAGTACGACCCGAACCGCACGGCGCGCATCGCGCTGCTGCACTACGCGGACGGCGAGAAGCGCTACATCATCGCGCCGAACAAGCTGCGTCAGGGCGACGTCGTCGAGAACGGCGCCGGTGCCGACATCAAGCCGGGCAACAACCTGCCGCTGCGCAACATCCCGACCGGTACGGTCATCCACGCCATCGAGCTGAAGCCCGGTGGCGGCGCGAAGATCGCCCGCTCGGCCGGTGCGTCCGTGCAGCTCGTCGCGAAGGACGGCCCGTACGCCCAGCTGCGCATGCCGTCCGGCGAGATCCGGAACGTCGACCTGCGCTGCCGCGCGACGATCGGCGAGGTCGGCAACGCCGAGCAGTCGAACATCAACTGGGGCAAGGCCGGCCGCATGCGCTGGAAGGGCAAGCGCCCCTCGGTCCGCGGTGTCGCGATGAACCCGATCGACCACCCGCACGGTGGTGGTGAGGGCAAGACGTCCGGTGGTCGTCACCCGGTGAGCCCCTGGGGCCAGCCGGAGGGCCGCACGCGCCGTCCGAACAAGCCGAGCGACAAGCTCATCGTCCGTCGCCGCCGCACCGGCAAGAAGCGCTGATAGGGAGCCGGGAGAATGCCTCGCAGCCTGAAGAAGGGGCCCTTCGTCGACGGGCACCTGCAGAAGAAGGTCGACGCGCAGAACGCGGCCGGCACCAAGAACGTCATCAAGACCTGGTCGCGGCGCTCGATGATCACGCCCGACTTCCTGGGTCACACGTTCGCGGTGCACGACGGCCGCAAGCACACGCCGGTGTTCGTGACGGAGTCGATGGTCGGGCACAAGCTCGGCGAGTTCGCCCCGACGCGGACGTTCCGCGGCCACGAGAAGGACGACCGGAAGGGCCGTCGCCGCTGACCCGCGGGTCGGCGCAGCGACTGCCCTGACGGCAGAGACAAGAAGGCAGGACAGCAATGGAAGCCAAGGCG
This is a stretch of genomic DNA from Cellulomonas sp. ES6. It encodes these proteins:
- the rpsS gene encoding 30S ribosomal protein S19, producing the protein MPRSLKKGPFVDGHLQKKVDAQNAAGTKNVIKTWSRRSMITPDFLGHTFAVHDGRKHTPVFVTESMVGHKLGEFAPTRTFRGHEKDDRKGRRR
- the rpsL gene encoding 30S ribosomal protein S12 — encoded protein: MPTIQQLVRKGRQAKTNKSKTPALKGSPQRRGVCTRVYTTTPKKPNSALRKVARVKLSSGIEVTAYIPGEGHNLQEHSIVLVRGGRVKDLPGVRYKIIRGALDTQGVKNRKQARSRYGAKKG
- the tuf gene encoding elongation factor Tu, which produces MGKAKFERTKPHVNIGTIGHVDHGKTTLTAAISKVLHDKYPDLNPFTPFDEIDKAPEEKQRGITINIAHVEYQTEKRHYAHVDAPGHADYIKNMITGAAQMDGAILVVAATDGPMAQTREHVLLARQVGVPYLLVALNKSDMVDDEEILELVEMEVRELLSSQGFDGDNAPVIRVSGLKALEGDPQWVKSVEDLLDAVDESVPEPVRDMDKPFLMPIEDVFTITGRGTVVTGKVDRGKLAINSEVEIVGIRPAQKTTVTGIEMFHKQMDEAWAGENCGLLLRGTKREDVERGQVVVKPGSITPHTEFEGQVYILAKDEGGRHNPFYSNYRPQFYFRTTDVTGVITLPEGTEMVMPGDNTEISVQLIQPIAMEEGLGFAIREGGRTVGSGRVTKIIK
- a CDS encoding type IV toxin-antitoxin system AbiEi family antitoxin domain-containing protein, producing the protein MDPRTVQVLSGLAARDRVITTRDAERAGVSGDELRAACARGDLVRVRVDAYTTADRWQGLEDAERHRLRVIAAARRLHRPVFTHDSAAALWRLPRIGRWPESVHVSLPHGVGNRSSAGVRRHATPGPVGHVATVEGVRVTGVARTVVDVARTWELAAAVAAADHALHRRWTTPARLATELEAAGTGRGVRRARRVVEAASGLSESVGESLSRARMIELGLPLPELQHVVEDDAGVVGRVDFWWPELGLVGEFDGRA
- the fusA gene encoding elongation factor G — its product is MALDVLTDLNKVRNIGIMAHIDAGKTTTTERILYYTGVNYKIGETHDGASTTDWMEQEQERGITITSAAVTAFWNKGKPNETQINVIDTPGHVDFTVEVERSLRVLDGAVAVFDGKEGVEPQSETVWRQADKYEVPRICFVNKMDKLGADFYFTVDTIVNRLKAKPLVIQLPIGAENDFVGVVDLVEMRALVWRGETEMGAKYEIEGIPADLQERAEQFRSELLEAVAETDDDLLEKFLGGEELTVAEIKAGIRKLTIAGEAFPVLCGSAFKNKGVQPMLDAVVDYLPSPLDVPAIQGHDVKDPEVVIERHPDADEPFSALAFKIAAHPFFGKLTFIRVYSGKVVQGAQVMNSTKGKKERIGKIFQMHANKENPVDEATAGHIYAFIGLKDVTTGDTLSDMNSQVILESMTFPEPVIDVAIEPKTKADQEKLSTAIQKLAEEDPTFRVRLDEETGQTVIGGMGELHLDILVDRMRREFKVEANVGKPQVAYRETIRRTVEKIDYTHKKQTGGSGQFAKVQMTFEPLVSEDGATYEFVNAVTGGRVPREYIPSVDQGIQSAMQLGVLAGFPLVGIKATLLDGAAHDVDSSEMAFKIAGSMVLKEAVRKADPVLLEPVMAVEVRTPEDYMGDVIGDINSRRGMIQSMEDATGVKVIRALVPLSEMFGYVGDLRSKTQGRAVYSMQFDSYAEVPRNVADEIIKKTRGE
- the rplB gene encoding 50S ribosomal protein L2; its protein translation is MGIRKYKPTTPGRRGASVADFVEITRSEPEKSLVRPLHKTGGRNSTGRVTMRHQGGGHKRAYRVIDFRRHDKDGVPAKVAHIEYDPNRTARIALLHYADGEKRYIIAPNKLRQGDVVENGAGADIKPGNNLPLRNIPTGTVIHAIELKPGGGAKIARSAGASVQLVAKDGPYAQLRMPSGEIRNVDLRCRATIGEVGNAEQSNINWGKAGRMRWKGKRPSVRGVAMNPIDHPHGGGEGKTSGGRHPVSPWGQPEGRTRRPNKPSDKLIVRRRRTGKKR
- the rpsJ gene encoding 30S ribosomal protein S10, whose product is MAGQKIRIRLKSYDHEVIDSSARKIVDTVTRAGATVVGPVPLPTEKNVFCVIRSPHKYKDSREHFEMRTHKRLIDIIDPTPKAVDSLMRLDLPADVNIEIKL